From one Neovison vison isolate M4711 chromosome 1, ASM_NN_V1, whole genome shotgun sequence genomic stretch:
- the LOC122900760 gene encoding olfactory receptor 10 has translation METANDSTGGDFILVGFSEWPELELILSLFVLTFYTITLVGNVAIILLSILDTGLHTPMYFFLRNLSVLDLCFTTSIVPQMLVNMWGGNKKISYAGCMVQYWVALALGSTECVLLAVMAIDRYVAVCWPLRYASIMHPRLCHLLAAASWCSGFANSFLQSSMAMVLPRCGNRRVDHFFCELLIIVKLSCVDTGPTESKMFIARLIILGMPVSIILTTYLCIARAVVKMRSAEGRKKAFGTCASHLMVVSLFYGTIMFLYLQPKDNYSQDQSKALAVLYMILAPTLNPLIYTLRNKDVKKAVRRLIGKEQV, from the coding sequence ATGGAAACAGCTAATGACAGCACAGGTGGGGATTTCATCTTAGTGGGCTTCTCTGAGTGGCCTGAGTTAGAgcttattctctccctctttgtccTGACATTCTACACGATAACCCTTGTGGGCAACGTGGCCATCATCTTGCTCTCGATCCTGGACACTGGActccacacacccatgtacttcttccttagAAACCTCTCTGTTCTTGACCTCTGCTTCACTACCAGCATTGTCCCTCAGATGCTGGTGAACATGTGGGGTGGCAACAAGAAGATTAGCTATGCTGGCTGCATGGTCCAGTACTGGGTGGCCTTGGCACTTGGCTCCACTGAGTGTGTTCTCCTTGCAGTGATGGCAATAGACCGCTATGTTGCAGTTTGCTGGCCTCTGCGCTATGCCTCTATCATGCACCCCAGGCTGTGCCACCTCCTGGCAGCAGCTTCCTGGTGTTCTGGTTTTGCCAACTCCTTTCTACAGTCCTCAATGGCCATGGTGCTGCCTCGATGTGGAAACCGGCGTGTAGACCATTTCTTTTGTGAACTGTTGATCATCGTTAAACTCTCCTGTGTGGATACTGGCCCAACAGAATCTAAAATGTTTATTGCCCGGCTAATCATCCTAGGCATGCCTGTCTCCATCATCCTGACCACTTATCTGTGCATCGCCAGAGCCGTAGTAAAAATGCgctcagcagaaggaaggaaaaaggccTTTGGGACCTGTGCCTCCCACCTAATGGTAGTCTCACTCTTCTATGGGACCATTATGTTTTTGTATCTGCAGCCCAAGGACAACTACTCCCAGGACCAGAGCAAAGCACTGGCGGTGCTATACATGATCCTTGCTCCCACACTCAACCCTCTGATCTACACACTGAGGaataaggatgtgaagaaagcaGTCAGGAGGTTGATAGGGAAGGAGCAGGTATAG